A portion of the Sabethes cyaneus chromosome 3, idSabCyanKW18_F2, whole genome shotgun sequence genome contains these proteins:
- the LOC128740622 gene encoding uncharacterized protein LOC128740622 yields MQLLRSRDHHDKVSHYCAEEGIQWHFSPPSGLHFGGLWEAAVRTAKHHILRVLGENPATLEDRSTLLVQVEECQNSRPITYISEDPGDLQPLTLGYFLVGSSLRALPYYNYQDIPTNRLKQWQLVQKNLDKMENGIFSPTAGES; encoded by the coding sequence ATGCAACTGTTGAGGAGCAGAGATCATCATGACAAGGTATCACACTACTGTGCGGAAGAGGGAATTCAATGGCATTTCAGCCCCCCAAGTGGGCTGCACTTCGGTGGGTTATGGGAGGCTGCGGTTCGTACAGCCAAGCATCACATTCTGAGGGTCCTTGGTGAGAATCCAGCCACACTGGAGGATAGGAGCACGTTGCTCGTTCAAGTTGAGGAATGTCAAAACTCCCGACCAATCACGTATATCTCTGAAGATCCAGGTGATTTACAGCCGCTAACACTGGGATACTTTTTGGTTGGCTCCTCACTTCGAGCACTTCCGTATTACAATTACCAGGATATCCCTACAAACCGTCTGAAACAGTGGCAACTAGTACAGAAAAATCTGGACAAGATGGAGAACGGGATATTTAGCCCAACTGCAGGCGAGAGTTAA